The following are from one region of the Bacteroidales bacterium genome:
- a CDS encoding tetratricopeptide repeat protein: MKVFKNIILHFILLFFYFLSDAQNSKVDSLLRLVNKTESSIERSDIFIKISLNLASKGLVDSALFYSEKALKIAKKNNCKYSLVKINYSFGINYYYKSYLSLAEKYFEKSLFIAKSVNDSAYLIKAYNGIGVVNDSKANYSKALDSYFAALEIIEKIENKEDAGFIYNNIGLIYLTNNDFKNARKYLNQSFKIAEELEDETGIATYFINYGILLFKQNRYEDALHYYKKALEINIKLKNLIGIATCYENIADAYREQKKYNKAKRYYESAIEENNVVGNKEGIASIYLGMGEMYYKMNELTTAETYFTEAVLIAEQIGAKKIKSDAFLKLYSLFKENENYKNALKYYEKAKILNDSIFKKEKNKRIEELIISYEYEKKEKENKLLKENQIIAKKNIEVQQSIKKYLVFGVLFLVILSAFLVFLSLRIKKKNIKLIESIDEIKKQKKEKSEIKHKLQVNEAHLESFMNNATDFVIYRIKVAYNKDSVGEPVFFSPSIKEILGIDNPEDYGKWFENVHEDDYDRITAANIRSGKTGEMFNEIFRYYNKLKKQWIWLHVISNQVIDDKTRKRFFNGIIIDITKQKTLEKALAESEERYKDIIDNLSEGVCLNDPEENFVFANKTAHKIFGVDNNSLIGRNLKDFLDNNQIELISEETKNRAKGKSGNYELTIIRENDKKNRLINVKAIPKIKNGTHYGTVAIVRDVTEEKIAAEKLIASESNYRMLFENNPVSLWEEDYSKIKKLLDDKKAEGISDFKEYINSNPDFVELCDSNYIVNNVNQETLKLLKVDSKTEIINNPLRFFTEQTLELFKKILIAFADDKKTFYDELVLKDKNGNSIDIYLKLFVFDNYKKVIVSMVDITGRKRIEKQLVATMEAAEEANQLKSQFLANMSHEIRTPMNAILGFSDILNNQLTDKRHRSFVDKILISGNNLLNLINDILDLSKIEANELRIYKTPADICLILDETSEIFSQQINDKKLKYNITKIKDIPDSLIIDELRIKQVLINLIGNAVKFTDEGVISVNLSVDNKRKSKLDLHITVKDTGIGIPEDQINSIFDVFRQVDGQSTRKFGGTGLGLSITKNLVEMMGGKIFVKSNNKGSEFRVCLKDVEIYAGNDVNTNQAEQIVTQKENIKLLYADDLEINREVFKMLIENDNIELIEANNGKEVLELLETLTPDIILLDIQMPVLDGYEATKIIRAESKFNKIPIIALTANAEDADDEKINIIFDDYITKPITRDKLQEKILKYIKTK, encoded by the coding sequence ATGAAAGTTTTTAAAAACATAATTTTACATTTTATATTATTGTTTTTTTATTTTTTATCGGATGCTCAAAACTCAAAAGTAGATAGTTTACTCAGGCTTGTGAATAAAACTGAAAGCAGTATAGAACGGTCAGACATTTTTATTAAAATTTCTTTAAATCTTGCATCGAAGGGTTTAGTTGACTCTGCACTTTTTTATAGTGAAAAAGCCTTAAAGATTGCAAAAAAAAATAATTGTAAATATAGTCTTGTAAAAATAAACTATTCTTTCGGAATAAATTACTATTATAAATCATACCTGAGTTTAGCAGAGAAGTATTTTGAAAAATCTCTGTTTATTGCAAAAAGCGTTAATGATTCAGCCTATTTAATAAAAGCATATAACGGTATAGGTGTTGTTAATGACAGTAAAGCTAATTATTCAAAAGCATTGGATAGTTATTTTGCCGCATTGGAAATAATTGAGAAAATTGAAAACAAAGAAGATGCAGGCTTTATATATAATAATATAGGTTTAATTTACCTTACGAATAATGATTTTAAGAATGCCCGGAAATATTTAAACCAATCTTTTAAAATAGCTGAAGAATTAGAAGATGAAACCGGTATTGCTACATATTTTATTAATTACGGGATTTTACTTTTCAAACAGAATAGATATGAAGATGCTTTGCATTATTATAAGAAAGCATTAGAAATAAATATTAAATTAAAAAATTTAATAGGCATAGCTACATGTTACGAAAATATTGCAGATGCATACAGAGAACAAAAAAAATACAATAAAGCTAAAAGGTATTACGAGTCTGCAATAGAAGAGAATAATGTCGTAGGAAATAAAGAAGGTATTGCGTCTATATATTTGGGAATGGGCGAAATGTATTATAAAATGAATGAGTTAACTACGGCAGAAACATATTTTACAGAAGCTGTATTAATTGCAGAACAAATAGGAGCAAAAAAAATAAAATCAGATGCATTTTTAAAACTGTATAGCTTATTTAAAGAAAACGAGAACTATAAAAATGCCTTAAAATATTATGAGAAAGCAAAAATATTGAATGATTCTATTTTTAAGAAAGAAAAAAATAAAAGAATTGAAGAACTGATAATTTCTTATGAATATGAAAAAAAAGAAAAAGAAAACAAGTTATTAAAGGAAAATCAGATTATCGCAAAAAAGAATATTGAAGTACAACAAAGCATTAAAAAATACCTTGTATTCGGAGTCTTGTTTCTTGTGATACTTTCAGCTTTTCTAGTTTTTCTTAGTTTAAGAATTAAAAAAAAGAATATAAAACTTATAGAAAGTATTGACGAAATTAAGAAACAAAAAAAGGAAAAGTCTGAAATTAAACACAAACTTCAGGTAAACGAAGCCCATCTGGAATCATTTATGAATAATGCTACCGATTTTGTAATATACAGAATTAAAGTTGCTTACAATAAAGATAGTGTCGGCGAACCTGTGTTTTTCAGCCCTTCAATAAAAGAAATATTAGGTATTGACAACCCCGAAGATTACGGTAAATGGTTTGAAAATGTACATGAAGATGATTACGACAGAATTACTGCAGCTAATATTCGTTCAGGAAAAACAGGCGAAATGTTTAATGAAATATTTCGTTATTATAATAAATTAAAAAAACAATGGATATGGTTGCATGTTATTTCAAATCAAGTTATAGACGATAAGACCAGAAAACGTTTCTTTAACGGGATAATAATTGATATTACAAAACAAAAAACATTAGAAAAAGCTCTTGCAGAAAGTGAGGAGAGGTACAAAGATATAATTGATAATTTATCAGAAGGTGTATGTTTGAACGATCCCGAGGAAAATTTTGTTTTTGCCAATAAAACAGCACATAAAATTTTCGGTGTAGATAATAATTCATTAATCGGCAGGAATTTAAAAGATTTTTTAGATAATAACCAAATTGAACTTATTTCGGAAGAAACAAAAAACAGAGCAAAAGGTAAAAGCGGAAATTATGAATTAACTATAATAAGAGAGAATGACAAAAAAAACAGGCTGATTAATGTAAAAGCCATCCCAAAAATAAAGAACGGAACACATTACGGAACTGTTGCAATTGTAAGAGACGTAACCGAAGAAAAAATTGCGGCAGAAAAACTTATTGCAAGTGAATCCAATTATAGAATGTTATTCGAAAACAACCCTGTTTCTTTATGGGAAGAAGATTATTCGAAAATTAAAAAGTTGCTGGATGATAAAAAAGCAGAAGGAATTTCAGATTTTAAAGAATATATTAACTCTAACCCTGATTTTGTAGAACTGTGCGATTCAAACTATATTGTAAATAATGTAAACCAAGAAACTTTAAAACTTCTGAAAGTTGACTCAAAAACAGAAATTATTAATAACCCGCTTAGATTTTTTACCGAACAAACACTAGAACTATTTAAAAAAATATTAATAGCTTTTGCCGATGATAAAAAAACATTTTATGACGAATTAGTCTTGAAAGATAAAAACGGTAACAGTATAGATATTTACCTGAAGTTATTTGTATTTGATAATTATAAAAAAGTTATAGTGTCGATGGTTGACATAACAGGCAGAAAACGAATTGAGAAACAATTGGTTGCTACTATGGAAGCAGCCGAAGAAGCAAATCAATTGAAAAGTCAATTCTTAGCAAATATGTCACATGAAATAAGAACCCCGATGAATGCAATACTGGGATTTTCTGATATTCTTAATAATCAATTAACTGATAAAAGGCATCGATCATTTGTTGATAAAATTCTGATAAGCGGAAATAACTTGCTAAATCTGATAAATGATATTTTAGACTTATCTAAAATAGAAGCAAATGAACTTAGAATTTATAAAACTCCTGCTGATATATGTCTTATATTGGATGAAACTTCTGAAATTTTTTCACAACAAATAAATGATAAAAAATTAAAATATAATATAACAAAAATAAAAGATATTCCCGATTCATTAATAATTGATGAGCTAAGAATAAAACAAGTACTGATTAATTTAATAGGAAATGCCGTTAAATTTACTGATGAAGGAGTAATTTCGGTAAATTTAAGTGTTGATAATAAAAGAAAATCAAAATTAGATTTGCATATTACCGTAAAAGATACAGGTATCGGTATTCCCGAAGATCAAATAAATTCAATATTTGATGTATTCAGGCAAGTCGACGGACAAAGCACACGAAAATTCGGAGGAACCGGCTTAGGCTTGTCAATTACTAAAAATCTTGTTGAGATGATGGGAGGTAAAATCTTCGTAAAAAGCAACAATAAAGGTTCAGAATTCAGAGTTTGTTTAAAAGATGTAGAAATATATGCAGGTAATGATGTTAATACGAATCAAGCCGAACAAATTGTTACGCAAAAAGAAAATATTAAGCTGCTTTATGCCGATGATTTAGAAATTAACAGAGAAGTTTTTAAAATGTTAATTGAAAATGATAATATTGAACTTATTGAAGCAAATAACGGAAAAGAAGTGTTGGAACTTTTGGAAACATTAACACCCGATATTATTTTACTCGATATACAAATGCCTGTTTTAGACGGATATGAAGCAACAAAGATAATTCGTGCCGAAAGTAAATTCAATAAAATTCCGATAATAGCATTAACTGCAAATGCTGAAGATGCGGACGATGAAAAGATAAATATTATTTTTGACGATTATATAACAAAACCTATTACGAGAGATAAATTACAAGAAAAGATATTAAAATACATAAAAACGAAATAA
- the amrA gene encoding AmmeMemoRadiSam system protein A, with the protein MFISKTIYTKTAFEAINEYISNNSTNIIKSQTVPALLNRQSSCFVTLKTDTGELRGCIGTIKPVYKNLYIEIINNAVSAAFFDSRFGKLTKKELGKIIISVEVLSPPELIKDISMLNPKVYGAIISDNYNRRGVLLPKIEGVETVDEQIRIIKRKAGIIQNGIDNLEIYRFKTEKFY; encoded by the coding sequence ATGTTTATTTCCAAAACCATATATACAAAAACTGCCTTTGAGGCAATCAATGAGTATATATCAAACAACAGCACAAATATCATTAAAAGTCAAACAGTTCCGGCGTTATTAAATAGACAGAGTTCTTGTTTTGTTACTCTTAAAACAGATACCGGAGAGCTGAGAGGTTGCATCGGAACAATAAAACCCGTTTATAAAAATTTATATATTGAAATTATAAATAATGCTGTTTCTGCTGCTTTTTTTGACAGTAGATTTGGTAAACTGACAAAAAAAGAACTGGGAAAAATAATAATTTCTGTTGAAGTTTTATCTCCTCCTGAACTTATTAAAGACATTTCTATGTTAAATCCGAAAGTTTACGGAGCAATAATCTCTGATAATTATAACAGAAGAGGTGTTTTACTTCCAAAAATAGAAGGTGTTGAAACTGTTGATGAACAAATCAGAATTATTAAACGAAAAGCCGGTATTATTCAAAACGGCATTGATAATTTAGAAATATATCGTTTTAAAACTGAGAAATTTTATTGA
- a CDS encoding OmpA family protein, with protein MKKKHFILTISILILGLLYADAQVTQIFKDDFNDNKNKWLQNELFKIKNGNFYISCESKYIFRMAFQELAFNSKKDYYIETRIKQTEGSLKEGYGIVWGTASWKNSLIFDIASEGWFRIYGYKNGKLFYIKKATWKKDIIKAKYSYNKLAIKKTGNYMYFYINGTKVFSTSSYDFSGYNTGLIVGQECTAASDYFLVKAEKKSINLVSSNISKYSKENMGLNINSPYSEIAPVISPDGKTLYIARANHPLNEKPISKYDIWYSTKNSNGTWSKLKKAPKPLNNSGDNVVISVTPDNNTLFLETLYNSDGSFKSDQGISVSYRTVNGWSIPKKINIKNYYNNNIYESFAFTGNQSVLVMSIERNDSYGEKDMYVSFLQNDGSYSEPKNMGPVLNSYLGEGTPYIAPDNKTMYFYSFTEAGYGDADIFVSKRLDNSWTKWSTPKNLGKKINSDQWDVYYTVAAEGDYAYLVSSKTSFGNEDIFKIKLRDEEKPEPVVIVYGKVLDNKTKKPISAPIVYENDKTGKIEGQARSNPKTGEYKIVLPYGVKYNIRANKDGYFAMNEAIDLRAVKDYKEVKKNLFMSPLEKEEAILLKDVNFYTTKATLLPASYPELNRLVKLMKKNTALVIEIQGHTEATPGYEKQLMYLSEKRAEAVKQYLILKGISSSRIKKKAFGGTKPIADNNSEGGRKKNRRVEFKILQK; from the coding sequence ATGAAAAAAAAACACTTTATTCTCACAATTTCAATATTAATATTGGGGCTGTTATATGCTGATGCACAGGTTACTCAAATCTTCAAAGATGATTTTAACGATAATAAAAACAAATGGCTTCAAAATGAATTATTTAAAATAAAGAACGGAAACTTTTATATTTCTTGCGAGTCAAAATATATTTTCAGAATGGCTTTTCAAGAACTGGCATTTAACAGCAAAAAAGATTATTACATAGAAACAAGAATTAAGCAAACAGAAGGTTCCTTAAAAGAAGGTTACGGCATAGTTTGGGGAACAGCTTCATGGAAAAACAGTTTGATTTTTGATATAGCATCAGAAGGCTGGTTCAGAATATACGGATATAAAAACGGAAAGCTTTTCTACATAAAAAAAGCAACCTGGAAAAAAGACATAATTAAAGCCAAATATTCATATAATAAGTTGGCAATTAAAAAAACAGGCAATTATATGTATTTCTACATTAACGGAACAAAAGTCTTTTCAACATCTTCTTATGATTTTTCAGGATATAATACAGGTTTAATTGTCGGGCAAGAATGTACTGCAGCATCAGATTATTTCTTAGTTAAAGCCGAAAAAAAATCAATAAACCTTGTAAGCAGTAATATTTCAAAATATTCAAAGGAAAACATGGGCTTAAATATTAATTCCCCGTATTCTGAAATTGCACCGGTTATTTCTCCTGACGGCAAAACACTATATATTGCAAGAGCAAACCATCCTTTAAATGAAAAACCGATAAGCAAATATGATATTTGGTATTCAACAAAAAACTCAAACGGAACTTGGTCAAAACTAAAAAAAGCTCCGAAACCTTTAAATAATTCCGGAGATAATGTTGTAATTTCAGTTACTCCTGATAATAACACTCTGTTTTTGGAAACATTGTATAACTCTGACGGAAGTTTTAAAAGCGATCAAGGAATATCAGTTTCATACCGAACAGTTAACGGATGGAGCATACCAAAAAAAATAAACATTAAAAATTATTACAACAATAATATTTACGAAAGTTTTGCATTTACCGGAAATCAAAGCGTGCTTGTAATGTCAATAGAAAGGAATGACAGTTACGGTGAAAAAGATATGTATGTAAGTTTTCTCCAAAACGACGGATCATACAGCGAACCAAAAAACATGGGACCTGTATTAAACAGTTATCTCGGAGAAGGAACACCATATATCGCACCCGATAATAAAACAATGTATTTCTATTCATTTACTGAAGCAGGTTACGGAGATGCTGACATTTTTGTGTCTAAACGATTAGATAACTCTTGGACAAAATGGAGTACTCCGAAAAATCTCGGTAAAAAAATTAATTCTGACCAATGGGATGTTTATTATACAGTTGCTGCCGAAGGAGACTACGCATATCTTGTTTCATCTAAAACATCTTTCGGAAATGAAGATATTTTTAAAATTAAACTGAGAGATGAAGAAAAACCCGAGCCGGTAGTTATTGTTTACGGAAAAGTTTTGGATAATAAAACAAAAAAGCCAATTTCGGCACCTATTGTTTATGAAAATGATAAAACCGGCAAAATTGAAGGACAAGCAAGATCAAATCCTAAAACCGGAGAATATAAAATTGTATTACCTTACGGAGTAAAATATAATATAAGAGCAAATAAAGACGGTTATTTTGCTATGAATGAAGCAATTGACTTAAGAGCAGTAAAAGATTATAAAGAAGTGAAAAAAAACCTGTTTATGTCTCCGCTTGAAAAGGAAGAAGCAATACTTTTAAAAGATGTAAACTTTTATACCACAAAAGCAACACTTCTTCCTGCATCATACCCTGAATTAAACCGACTTGTTAAATTAATGAAAAAGAATACTGCGTTGGTAATTGAAATTCAGGGGCATACAGAAGCAACACCGGGTTACGAAAAGCAATTAATGTATTTGTCAGAAAAGAGAGCAGAAGCCGTTAAGCAATATTTAATATTAAAAGGAATAAGCTCATCCAGAATAAAAAAGAAAGCATTCGGAGGAACAAAACCCATTGCAGATAATAACTCAGAAGGAGGACGTAAAAAAAACAGAAGAGTTGAGTTTAAAATATTACAAAAATAA
- a CDS encoding NfeD family protein, whose protein sequence is MDLSLWWDNLSALQKVHWGIALPSTVIFVIQLIMTLTGGDGHDGDLDHDGDHGDGMNIFSVKSVLAFLMFYGWSGLAAIEKGNLAWWGVSGISLVVGLVMMLFTAWLFFMLLKLQESGTMKIENAIGKEGEVYLTIPAKKNGNGKIQIIIQGGYKTLDAITEDIEDIEIGTFIEVVDIVNDTLIVKRKR, encoded by the coding sequence ATGGATTTATCACTTTGGTGGGACAACCTGTCCGCACTTCAAAAAGTACATTGGGGAATTGCATTACCTTCCACAGTAATATTTGTAATTCAACTTATAATGACATTAACCGGTGGTGACGGACATGACGGAGACTTAGATCATGACGGTGATCATGGCGACGGTATGAATATATTTTCCGTAAAAAGCGTATTGGCTTTTTTAATGTTTTACGGTTGGAGCGGTTTAGCCGCAATTGAAAAAGGGAATTTGGCTTGGTGGGGAGTAAGCGGAATTTCACTTGTTGTCGGTCTTGTTATGATGCTTTTTACGGCATGGCTGTTTTTTATGCTTCTTAAACTTCAAGAAAGCGGAACCATGAAAATTGAAAATGCAATAGGCAAAGAAGGAGAAGTGTATTTAACAATTCCGGCAAAGAAAAACGGAAACGGAAAAATACAGATTATTATTCAAGGCGGATACAAAACATTAGATGCAATTACAGAAGATATTGAAGATATTGAAATCGGAACATTCATTGAAGTTGTTGACATCGTAAATGATACCCTAATTGTTAAGCGAAAGAGGTAA